A DNA window from Sulfitobacter noctilucicola contains the following coding sequences:
- a CDS encoding acyl-CoA dehydrogenase family protein, which translates to MDLSYSDEEKAFREEVRTFLKEKLPKDLSDKVAGSDGDDLTKDDMERWHAILNEQGWLVPNWPKKFGGAEWNAVQRHIFEEEAAAANAPRIVPFGFSMLAPVLQKFGSQEQNDYWLPRMLNGDDWWCQGYSEPGAGSDLASLKTTAVKNEAGTHYVVNGQKTWTTLGQHANMIFCLVRTDKDVKQQEGISFLLIDMDTPGIEVRPIILLDGTHEVNEVWFTDVEVPVENLVGEENKGWTYAKYLLTHERTNIAGVGFSQAGLNTVKRLAKSEMAGGKPLIQNPHFAARVAQVEIDLKAMATTNLRIISKAAAGSAPGVEASMLKVKGTVIRQEINDLARRAVGSYAMPFASEAVEGSNAGLPDPLGAGPVAAKYFNNRKLSIFGGSNEIQRGIIAKVSMQG; encoded by the coding sequence ATGGATCTGAGCTATTCTGACGAAGAGAAGGCATTCCGCGAAGAGGTGCGTACCTTTCTCAAGGAAAAACTGCCTAAAGACCTGAGCGACAAGGTCGCGGGGTCGGACGGGGACGACCTGACCAAGGATGATATGGAACGCTGGCATGCGATCCTGAACGAACAGGGCTGGCTTGTGCCAAACTGGCCAAAGAAATTCGGCGGTGCCGAGTGGAACGCCGTACAGCGCCACATCTTTGAAGAAGAAGCCGCCGCTGCCAACGCGCCGCGCATCGTGCCTTTCGGTTTCTCCATGCTGGCCCCTGTGTTGCAGAAATTCGGCAGCCAAGAGCAGAATGATTACTGGCTTCCCCGCATGTTGAACGGCGACGATTGGTGGTGTCAGGGCTATTCCGAACCGGGTGCCGGTTCCGACCTTGCTTCGTTGAAAACCACGGCCGTCAAGAACGAGGCGGGCACGCATTATGTCGTGAACGGTCAGAAGACATGGACGACACTTGGTCAGCACGCAAACATGATTTTCTGTCTGGTGCGGACCGACAAGGACGTGAAGCAGCAGGAAGGTATTTCGTTCCTGCTGATCGACATGGACACACCAGGCATCGAAGTGCGCCCGATCATTCTGCTGGATGGCACGCATGAGGTGAACGAGGTCTGGTTCACAGACGTCGAGGTGCCGGTCGAGAACCTTGTCGGCGAAGAGAACAAGGGCTGGACCTATGCCAAGTATCTGCTGACCCACGAACGCACAAACATCGCGGGCGTCGGGTTCTCTCAGGCAGGTCTGAACACCGTAAAGCGTCTGGCCAAATCCGAGATGGCAGGCGGCAAGCCTCTCATCCAGAACCCGCATTTCGCAGCACGCGTGGCGCAGGTCGAGATTGATCTCAAAGCAATGGCGACCACGAACTTGCGGATCATTTCCAAGGCTGCCGCAGGCTCCGCACCCGGTGTCGAAGCGTCAATGCTCAAGGTCAAAGGCACGGTAATCCGTCAGGAAATCAACGATCTGGCACGCCGCGCTGTCGGCTCTTACGCGATGCCATTCGCATCCGAAGCTGTTGAAGGATCGAACGCCGGTCTGCCCGATCCGCTGGGCGCGGGTCCGGTTGCGGCCAAGTACTTCAACAACCGCAAGCTGTCGATCTTCGGCGGCTCGAACGAAATCCAGCGCGGCATTATCGCCAAAGTCAGCATGCAGGGATAA
- a CDS encoding acyl-CoA dehydrogenase family protein, with amino-acid sequence MNFDLTEERQMLQDTLRRFLRDRYDTATRNTILESDTGMSKEIWAELAELGVIGALFTEEQGGFGGKGFDIAVVFEELGRAGVVEPFLDTAVLGGGLVADLGDESQLALVEEVIGGTSQMAFAHGEPSSRYDLNRVQTTAKTEGDDIVLNGHKAVVVNAEAADHIVVSARESGDRDDEAGISLFLVPADTKGVTVQGYALLAGGRAAEVMLDDVRLPASARLGKAGEAYAAIEARIAAANVAQCAETLGAMETATHLTKDYLMTRKQFGRPIGTFQALAFRMSDLLIEMEQARSAVINAAGHLEGDRKTRESNISATKNLMGRAGRLVAEDSIQLHGGIAMTQEYELAHIAKRIVMADHRFGDTDHHLERFIALAAA; translated from the coding sequence ATGAATTTCGACCTTACAGAAGAGCGGCAGATGCTGCAGGACACCCTGCGACGTTTCCTGCGCGACCGTTACGACACAGCAACGCGCAACACGATCCTTGAGAGCGACACAGGCATGTCCAAAGAGATATGGGCAGAACTGGCGGAGCTGGGTGTCATCGGTGCACTGTTCACAGAAGAGCAGGGCGGCTTTGGCGGCAAGGGTTTTGACATCGCAGTGGTGTTCGAAGAACTGGGCCGTGCCGGAGTGGTGGAACCCTTTCTTGATACTGCCGTTCTGGGTGGTGGTCTGGTGGCTGATCTGGGCGACGAGAGCCAGCTTGCGCTGGTCGAAGAGGTCATCGGCGGTACGTCCCAGATGGCGTTTGCACATGGTGAGCCGTCCAGCCGCTATGACCTGAACCGCGTCCAGACAACCGCCAAGACGGAAGGCGACGACATCGTCCTGAACGGTCACAAGGCCGTGGTGGTAAATGCCGAAGCTGCCGATCACATCGTGGTGTCTGCCCGCGAAAGCGGCGACCGTGATGACGAGGCGGGAATTTCCCTGTTCCTTGTCCCTGCCGACACGAAGGGCGTCACTGTTCAGGGGTATGCCCTGTTGGCCGGTGGCCGTGCTGCCGAAGTCATGCTGGACGATGTGCGTCTCCCGGCAAGCGCACGTTTGGGCAAAGCGGGCGAGGCCTATGCCGCGATTGAGGCGCGTATCGCTGCGGCAAATGTCGCACAATGCGCCGAGACGCTGGGTGCGATGGAAACCGCAACCCATCTGACAAAAGACTACCTGATGACGCGCAAACAGTTTGGCCGTCCGATCGGCACGTTCCAGGCGCTTGCGTTCCGCATGTCCGATTTGCTGATCGAGATGGAGCAGGCACGTTCTGCCGTGATCAACGCTGCAGGCCATCTGGAAGGCGACCGGAAAACACGCGAAAGCAATATCTCGGCCACCAAGAACCTGATGGGCCGCGCTGGCCGTCTGGTGGCAGAGGACAGCATCCAGCTGCATGGCGGTATTGCCATGACGCAGGAATACGAGCTGGCCCATATCGCCAAGCGGATTGTCATGGCGGATCACCGCTTTGGCGATACCGATCATCATCTGGAGCGGTTTATCGCACTCGCTGCCGCCTGA
- a CDS encoding PaaI family thioesterase, with product MSSQPDEKFLIRDETGTQTLIGYVVDVSDGVHGRCFLDVGPQHTNRHGVLHGGIATCMLDNACGCTGSLTVDPSGTAPFLTISMNTHYIAPGRAGRVWATGTLRGGGRSLFYIDGVLKHEDGTVIATSSGVFKRVPQEKLT from the coding sequence ATGAGTTCGCAACCTGATGAGAAGTTCCTGATCCGGGACGAAACAGGCACCCAGACCCTGATCGGATACGTCGTTGACGTGTCCGACGGGGTCCACGGTCGCTGTTTTCTGGATGTGGGGCCACAACACACCAACCGCCATGGCGTTTTACACGGCGGCATCGCAACCTGCATGCTGGACAACGCGTGCGGGTGCACAGGATCGCTGACGGTTGACCCCTCCGGGACGGCTCCGTTTCTGACGATCTCGATGAACACCCATTACATCGCACCGGGGCGCGCGGGCCGTGTCTGGGCCACCGGCACCCTACGGGGCGGCGGGCGCAGCCTCTTTTATATCGACGGTGTGCTCAAGCACGAAGATGGCACCGTCATTGCCACATCCAGCGGCGTTTTCAAACGCGTCCCACAGGAGAAACTGACATGA
- a CDS encoding oxepin-CoA hydrolase, alternative type, with the protein MSARIEDAGDRLIIWNGNQETRGALSPELYQCIKDAMEQAQQPRIRAVILTADGPFFCAGGNLNVIIERRQTPEMERRERIEDLHDLVRAMRSCPVPLIAAVEGGAAGAGLSLALACDLIVAAKDAKFTAAYVKAGLVPDGGLTSSMARLLPRPLAMEMCLLGRPVMASRFAELGAISRLVAPGKAMEEATALADAIAAGPREAQGVIRGLVADAYEATEAEQLDAERNAMAAASGRDEAAEGIAAFLEKRAPNYS; encoded by the coding sequence ATGAGTGCACGGATCGAGGATGCGGGCGACCGGTTGATCATCTGGAACGGCAATCAGGAAACGCGCGGCGCACTGTCGCCGGAGCTGTACCAATGCATCAAGGACGCGATGGAGCAAGCGCAACAGCCACGCATCCGGGCCGTCATTCTGACAGCCGACGGGCCGTTCTTCTGCGCAGGTGGCAACCTGAACGTCATCATCGAGCGCCGTCAGACACCCGAGATGGAACGGCGCGAGAGAATTGAAGATTTGCACGATCTGGTCCGCGCGATGCGGTCCTGTCCTGTGCCTTTGATCGCCGCTGTCGAAGGTGGTGCGGCGGGTGCAGGGTTAAGCCTTGCGCTGGCGTGTGATCTGATCGTTGCGGCGAAAGATGCCAAGTTCACAGCCGCTTATGTCAAAGCAGGCCTGGTGCCGGATGGCGGTTTGACGTCTTCGATGGCCCGTCTGTTGCCGCGTCCACTGGCGATGGAAATGTGCCTGTTGGGCCGGCCCGTTATGGCATCGCGTTTTGCCGAGCTTGGCGCGATCAGCCGCTTGGTGGCACCGGGCAAAGCGATGGAAGAAGCGACAGCCCTTGCTGACGCCATTGCGGCGGGTCCGAGAGAAGCGCAGGGTGTCATTCGCGGGTTGGTTGCGGATGCTTATGAAGCGACCGAAGCAGAGCAGCTTGATGCGGAGCGCAACGCGATGGCAGCAGCGTCAGGTCGCGACGAGGCCGCAGAAGGCATCGCGGCGTTCTTGGAAAAGCGCGCACCGAATTACAGTTGA
- a CDS encoding class I adenylate-forming enzyme family protein yields the protein MARVEELLAAQVAARPAALALTDSTGTQWTYTDLDTASTELAYVLRGAGVAANDRVLMLSENCAYAVAVLFACWKLDAVAIPVNARQTESELNRILDHATPAAVLMTTAVSKDATAHAERLGAAEVKGTFGGLHMAARTTDPDADLHDVAVLLYTTGTTGDPKGVMLTHDNMCFGAEASSNLRRMTPDDVIYGVLPLTHVFGLVSVVTGACFAGVTVQQEARFSAKALYDAVMNGVTILPAVPQMHALVMQYVREQGLTKLNSPSLRYVSSGGAPLDPAWKRKAESFYGLPLQNGFGMTETCSGASATDNPLGSSDISVGPKTPGTEIRIDDQAPGGNGAGEGEVLVKGPHVMKGYYRNPTETAKALDAEGWLRTGDLGKIDEHGHLHILGRSKELIIHGGFNVYPPEVEAALNDHPQVIQSAVVGRMKDGDEQVLAFAQIAEGDTVDPDELRRFVAERLAGYKRPSQIVLATSLPAAPTGKLLKHKLLDTFADQLG from the coding sequence ATGGCACGTGTAGAAGAACTTTTGGCCGCGCAGGTTGCGGCGCGCCCCGCTGCGCTTGCGCTGACCGACAGCACCGGCACGCAGTGGACATACACGGACCTCGATACCGCGAGCACGGAGCTGGCTTATGTCCTGCGTGGTGCGGGTGTTGCTGCCAACGACCGTGTGCTTATGCTGTCCGAAAACTGTGCATATGCAGTTGCGGTTCTTTTTGCTTGCTGGAAGCTTGATGCGGTCGCAATTCCCGTCAACGCGAGGCAGACCGAAAGCGAGCTGAACCGCATACTGGATCACGCCACACCTGCGGCAGTGCTGATGACCACGGCAGTATCGAAAGACGCAACAGCCCATGCTGAGCGGTTGGGTGCGGCGGAAGTCAAAGGGACATTCGGCGGGCTTCACATGGCGGCGCGTACCACCGATCCTGATGCCGACCTGCATGATGTTGCTGTGTTGCTTTACACGACAGGCACCACCGGCGATCCTAAGGGCGTGATGCTGACACATGACAATATGTGCTTTGGCGCGGAGGCGTCTTCGAACCTGCGCAGGATGACCCCGGACGATGTAATCTATGGTGTGCTGCCGCTGACCCATGTGTTCGGTCTGGTCTCAGTTGTGACGGGGGCCTGCTTTGCGGGTGTGACCGTTCAGCAGGAGGCGCGGTTTTCAGCCAAGGCGCTGTATGATGCCGTTATGAACGGCGTGACGATCCTGCCCGCGGTGCCACAGATGCATGCGCTGGTGATGCAGTATGTGCGCGAACAGGGTCTGACGAAATTGAATTCGCCCAGCCTGCGATATGTCTCGTCGGGCGGTGCGCCGCTTGATCCGGCTTGGAAGCGCAAGGCAGAGAGCTTTTACGGCCTGCCATTGCAGAACGGTTTTGGCATGACAGAGACCTGTTCGGGTGCGTCGGCCACAGATAACCCGCTGGGGTCGAGCGACATTTCAGTAGGTCCCAAGACACCCGGAACAGAGATACGAATTGACGATCAGGCACCGGGCGGAAATGGCGCGGGCGAAGGTGAGGTCTTGGTCAAAGGTCCGCATGTGATGAAGGGCTACTACCGCAACCCGACCGAGACGGCCAAGGCGCTTGATGCGGAGGGCTGGCTGCGCACTGGTGATCTGGGCAAGATTGACGAGCATGGCCATCTGCACATTCTGGGGCGCTCGAAAGAACTGATTATCCATGGTGGCTTTAACGTCTATCCGCCTGAGGTGGAGGCCGCATTGAACGATCATCCGCAGGTGATCCAGTCAGCGGTGGTCGGGCGCATGAAAGACGGTGACGAACAGGTGCTGGCGTTCGCCCAGATTGCGGAGGGCGACACAGTCGATCCGGATGAATTGCGCAGGTTTGTTGCGGAACGTTTGGCAGGCTACAAACGCCCCTCGCAGATCGTGCTGGCCACCAGCTTACCGGCTGCACCTACTGGCAAGCTTCTCAAGCACAAGCTTCTGGATACGTTCGCGGACCAGCTTGGCTGA
- the rpe gene encoding ribulose-phosphate 3-epimerase: MTFDRKIKIAPSILAADFANFGAECAAVEAQGADWVHVDVMDGHFVPNISFGPATCAAIRPHIKGVMDVHLMIAPVDPYIDAFAQAGADVITAHLEAGPHIHRTLQAIRASGAKAGVALNPGTPAESVADLLEVTDLICVMTVNPGFGGQKFIDLRTKIETLRRMIGDRPIHIEIDGGVDAKTAPLVAAAGADVLVAGSAVFKGGSVSDPAPYGENIRAIRAAAEGVYV, from the coding sequence GTGACCTTTGACCGTAAAATCAAGATTGCCCCATCCATACTTGCCGCCGACTTCGCCAACTTCGGTGCCGAATGTGCAGCGGTTGAGGCACAGGGTGCCGATTGGGTGCACGTCGACGTCATGGACGGACACTTTGTTCCGAATATCAGCTTTGGCCCAGCGACCTGTGCCGCGATCCGCCCCCACATAAAAGGCGTCATGGACGTGCACCTGATGATCGCGCCTGTTGACCCCTATATCGATGCTTTCGCCCAAGCCGGTGCCGATGTCATCACCGCCCATCTTGAGGCTGGTCCCCATATCCACCGCACCCTGCAAGCAATCCGCGCAAGTGGTGCCAAGGCCGGTGTAGCACTAAACCCCGGCACGCCTGCGGAAAGCGTCGCGGACCTGCTGGAAGTGACCGACCTCATTTGTGTGATGACGGTGAACCCCGGCTTTGGCGGACAGAAATTCATCGACCTGCGCACCAAAATCGAGACACTGCGCCGCATGATTGGCGACCGGCCGATCCATATCGAGATCGACGGCGGCGTTGATGCGAAAACCGCACCTCTGGTTGCAGCCGCCGGGGCTGATGTGCTTGTCGCGGGCTCGGCCGTGTTCAAGGGCGGATCGGTTTCCGATCCGGCCCCTTACGGCGAGAACATCCGCGCCATTCGTGCAGCGGCTGAAGGTGTTTATGTCTAA
- a CDS encoding NAD-dependent epimerase/dehydratase family protein has product MKTALVTGASGFVGYFTARALLDTGWRVIGIDSMSDYYDVTLKERRQAMLLDHPAYQVVNDKIETPGTLLTLFEQHRPDIVIHLAAQAGVRHSIQMPRAYVEANLIGTFELLEAARTFPPKHLLLASSSSVYGANTKLPYAEGDKVDTQMSFYAATKKATENLAHSYAHLYKLPTTMYRFFTVYGPWGRPDMAHFKFTRAILNGDPIDIYNHGDMKRDFTYVDDLVASLLALADKVPDPEHPVAGDSISPVAPFRVVNIGNDSPVNLLDFIKAIETACGREAIKTYHPMQPGDVPATWADATLLKTLTGQRPVTPIATGIQHFVDWYRAYYNV; this is encoded by the coding sequence TTGAAAACCGCTCTTGTGACCGGTGCATCCGGATTTGTCGGCTACTTTACCGCCCGCGCCCTGCTGGATACAGGCTGGCGCGTGATCGGGATCGACAGCATGTCGGACTACTACGATGTCACGCTGAAAGAACGCCGTCAGGCAATGCTGCTGGACCATCCCGCATATCAGGTCGTCAACGACAAGATCGAAACGCCCGGCACGCTTCTTACCCTTTTTGAGCAGCACCGCCCCGACATCGTCATCCACCTTGCCGCACAAGCGGGCGTGCGCCACTCGATCCAGATGCCCCGCGCGTACGTCGAAGCCAATCTGATCGGGACGTTCGAGCTGCTTGAAGCCGCGCGGACCTTCCCGCCAAAACACCTTCTGCTGGCCTCCAGTTCTTCCGTTTACGGTGCAAACACGAAACTTCCCTACGCGGAAGGCGATAAGGTCGACACCCAGATGTCGTTCTATGCGGCCACCAAAAAGGCGACCGAGAACCTCGCCCACAGCTATGCGCATCTCTACAAGTTACCTACCACCATGTACCGGTTCTTTACGGTCTACGGGCCTTGGGGTCGTCCCGATATGGCGCACTTCAAATTCACCCGTGCTATCCTGAACGGCGATCCTATCGACATCTACAACCACGGTGACATGAAGCGCGACTTTACCTATGTGGATGATCTTGTCGCTTCCCTGCTGGCCCTCGCCGACAAGGTCCCCGACCCCGAGCATCCCGTCGCCGGAGACAGCATCTCGCCCGTTGCGCCCTTTCGTGTCGTGAATATCGGCAACGACAGTCCGGTGAACCTGCTGGATTTCATAAAGGCGATCGAGACCGCCTGCGGACGCGAAGCCATCAAAACCTATCACCCGATGCAGCCGGGGGATGTGCCAGCCACTTGGGCCGATGCGACCTTGCTTAAAACCCTCACCGGTCAACGGCCCGTTACACCGATTGCAACAGGCATCCAGCATTTTGTTGACTGGTACCGTGCCTATTACAATGTTTGA
- a CDS encoding 4Fe-4S double cluster binding domain-containing protein codes for MKLFSAKSRPVHLGSYPLERLNRLPAMPVQMPRLPFAALSFHRPDDPANIVNAMAPFQAMMDVLRTGKVNPVRATIPADGQERANHLKAFGYFNDASMMGVCALPSTATLAQPRCNPDMDALAQDLRDKQTKTLAAGVDAIMANLRDAASTPVGPLPKHTHALVVLTAFPRDPRKDEPGSDWIMDAQAERACLRATENATVLAEYIRQLGFDARAHSTTTSDVNLNHCAVAAGLAVWEGGRAQAPWIGTRFGLAVVTTDMTLTPDKPLAPLARQPWSALKGPLWQLGTHGGHNARTQDPYRARDFASGPHPFETLKRVDSPTTYIDAPNVPRIPKRTDMFARGQFGDMGPKVQNAMKGGHHIVKAAPSAAQRRLLGALILLQDGPVADAPAQNDADRNAANMKAASYFLGADAAGLSACPDWTWYSHDATGTPVDPPHDQALSMIIDQGFETMEGASGDDWISVSQSMRAYLRFAILGGVLSQHLRNLGYPAKAHTVMDGDVLQPPLLLLAGLGEVSRIGEVILNPFLGPRLKSGVVTTTLPVTADKPIDFGLQKFCEACNKCARECPSGAITAGPKKMFNGYEIWKSDSQKCATYRITNQGGAMCGRCMKTCPWNLEGLFAESPFRWAASNVPSAAPLLAKLDDKAGRGSLNPVKKWWWDIEAKADGGFSVPEAPVNTRGLQPELEVRPEDQTLAVYPAPLAPHPWPYPDPMNREAGITAHAALLSADEHRAKSAAGDTDHLHLYDASRDAPVLDLRITKAERLSDGVTLYTFAHPQGHALPSWTAGGHLDLVVAPEYLRPYSLTGDPADRSCYQIAVLREDEGRGGSALLHRVFTKGRRVFVSKPVNHFELVEDASHSLLMGGGIGVTPMIAFAHRLHALGRPFDLHYSATRRADAAFCDILSDMPWAANVHLHLSDEGTRADLPAIMSALPRGAHVYTCGPDAYMQAVMDTAAASHIPEDHRHLEYFGVPDVPDYVNHAFTLRLSSGRDIAVPSDMTASDALIAAGIPVDLKCSDGICGVCKCGVTSGVVEHRDFVLSAAQRETSMILCQSRAAEPDGVVEIDL; via the coding sequence ATGAAGTTATTCTCTGCAAAGTCGCGGCCCGTTCATCTGGGGTCATATCCACTTGAGCGGCTCAACCGCCTCCCCGCTATGCCCGTCCAGATGCCCCGTTTGCCCTTTGCTGCATTGAGCTTTCATCGCCCTGATGACCCCGCCAACATCGTCAATGCGATGGCCCCGTTTCAGGCGATGATGGATGTGCTGCGCACCGGTAAGGTCAATCCTGTGCGCGCGACGATCCCGGCAGACGGTCAGGAACGCGCCAACCACCTCAAGGCATTCGGATACTTCAATGACGCCTCGATGATGGGCGTCTGTGCGCTGCCTTCCACCGCAACGCTCGCGCAACCGCGCTGCAATCCGGACATGGATGCGCTCGCTCAGGATTTGCGGGACAAGCAGACCAAAACGCTTGCCGCCGGTGTCGACGCGATCATGGCCAACCTGCGTGACGCAGCATCCACGCCGGTCGGACCTTTGCCCAAGCACACCCATGCACTTGTCGTCCTCACAGCGTTCCCCCGCGATCCGCGCAAGGACGAGCCGGGCAGCGACTGGATCATGGACGCACAAGCCGAGCGTGCCTGCCTGCGTGCCACCGAGAACGCCACGGTGCTGGCCGAATATATCCGGCAACTTGGCTTTGATGCGCGGGCGCATTCCACCACAACCTCCGACGTAAACCTCAACCACTGCGCCGTGGCCGCAGGTCTGGCTGTCTGGGAAGGTGGCCGCGCTCAGGCACCGTGGATCGGCACCCGCTTTGGCCTTGCTGTTGTGACAACCGACATGACGCTCACGCCAGACAAACCACTCGCCCCTCTGGCGCGGCAACCTTGGTCGGCGCTCAAAGGTCCACTGTGGCAGCTGGGCACCCATGGTGGCCACAATGCGCGCACCCAGGACCCCTACCGCGCCCGCGACTTTGCCAGCGGCCCGCATCCGTTCGAAACGCTCAAGCGCGTTGACAGCCCGACGACCTATATCGACGCGCCCAACGTGCCACGTATTCCCAAACGTACCGACATGTTTGCACGCGGCCAGTTCGGCGACATGGGCCCCAAGGTCCAGAACGCGATGAAAGGCGGGCACCATATCGTCAAAGCCGCCCCATCTGCCGCACAACGCCGCCTTTTGGGCGCGCTCATCCTGTTGCAGGACGGGCCGGTTGCAGATGCGCCTGCGCAAAACGATGCCGACCGCAATGCCGCCAACATGAAGGCCGCCAGCTATTTTCTCGGGGCCGATGCCGCCGGTCTTTCGGCCTGCCCCGACTGGACGTGGTACAGCCATGACGCAACAGGCACGCCTGTCGACCCGCCCCATGATCAAGCACTTTCGATGATTATAGATCAGGGGTTTGAGACGATGGAGGGGGCGTCGGGCGACGACTGGATCAGCGTCAGCCAAAGCATGCGCGCCTACCTGCGTTTTGCCATTCTGGGCGGTGTGTTATCACAGCATCTGCGCAATCTGGGCTATCCGGCCAAAGCGCACACCGTGATGGACGGGGACGTGTTGCAACCCCCGCTTCTGCTGCTGGCCGGTCTGGGCGAGGTGAGCCGCATCGGCGAGGTTATCCTGAACCCGTTTCTCGGACCGCGCCTCAAGTCCGGTGTCGTCACCACCACCCTGCCGGTAACCGCTGACAAACCCATCGACTTCGGCCTGCAAAAATTCTGCGAGGCTTGCAATAAATGCGCCCGCGAATGCCCTTCAGGTGCGATCACCGCCGGTCCGAAGAAGATGTTTAACGGCTACGAGATCTGGAAATCCGACAGCCAGAAATGCGCGACCTACCGGATCACAAATCAGGGCGGTGCCATGTGCGGACGCTGCATGAAAACCTGCCCCTGGAATCTCGAAGGATTGTTCGCAGAAAGCCCTTTCCGCTGGGCGGCCAGCAACGTGCCAAGCGCGGCCCCGCTGCTGGCCAAGCTGGATGATAAAGCAGGGCGCGGCAGCCTCAACCCCGTGAAAAAGTGGTGGTGGGATATCGAAGCGAAAGCGGACGGCGGATTTTCGGTGCCCGAAGCCCCCGTGAACACCCGCGGATTGCAACCCGAGCTGGAGGTCAGGCCGGAAGACCAGACGCTTGCGGTCTACCCTGCGCCCCTTGCGCCCCATCCTTGGCCCTATCCAGATCCGATGAACCGCGAAGCCGGAATTACGGCACATGCCGCTTTGCTCAGCGCAGATGAACACCGCGCGAAATCTGCGGCAGGCGATACAGATCACCTGCACCTCTACGATGCCTCCCGCGACGCCCCCGTGCTCGACCTGCGCATCACCAAAGCCGAAAGGCTCAGTGATGGCGTCACACTCTATACATTCGCGCACCCCCAAGGCCACGCCCTGCCAAGCTGGACGGCTGGGGGACACCTGGATCTGGTCGTCGCCCCTGAATATCTGCGCCCCTATTCCCTAACGGGCGACCCTGCCGACCGCTCCTGCTACCAGATTGCGGTTCTGCGCGAGGATGAGGGCCGTGGCGGCTCGGCCCTGCTGCACCGGGTCTTCACCAAGGGGCGGCGGGTGTTTGTCTCCAAACCTGTGAACCACTTCGAGCTGGTCGAAGACGCGTCGCATTCCCTTTTGATGGGCGGCGGCATTGGCGTCACACCTATGATCGCCTTCGCGCACCGGTTGCACGCGCTGGGCCGCCCGTTTGATCTGCACTATTCCGCCACCAGACGCGCCGATGCGGCGTTCTGTGACATCCTTTCAGATATGCCGTGGGCCGCGAATGTTCATCTGCATCTCTCTGACGAAGGCACGCGTGCCGATCTGCCCGCTATCATGTCCGCGTTACCTCGGGGTGCACATGTTTACACATGCGGACCGGATGCCTACATGCAAGCCGTTATGGATACAGCAGCCGCCTCACATATTCCCGAAGATCACCGCCATCTTGAGTATTTCGGGGTGCCGGATGTCCCCGACTACGTGAACCACGCCTTCACGCTGCGCCTGTCATCAGGCCGCGACATTGCCGTGCCGTCAGATATGACAGCCTCCGACGCACTGATCGCCGCTGGCATCCCTGTCGACCTCAAATGCAGCGACGGGATTTGCGGCGTGTGTAAATGCGGCGTCACCTCTGGCGTGGTTGAGCATCGCGATTTTGTCCTTTCCGCCGCCCAACGCGAGACATCGATGATCCTGTGCCAGTCCCGCGCGGCCGAACCGGACGGCGTAGTGGAGATCGACCTTTGA